One Chloroflexota bacterium DNA window includes the following coding sequences:
- a CDS encoding TIM barrel protein: MRIGINPSLWPRSAPYAEIAEIVAELGYAGIEGMREFFDQPRAMASLLADTELELTGGYFAANWFDPDWRQREFDALRAVAERYADCGAGFIVAAQTGSPHRFATAGHFPEGRADGLTDWQWGYLGEGLSLAGEFLAEEFGLRLGFHNHAGTFVETQEECDALIDRTDPETVALAPDTGQLLYGGIDPLAFFETNLERIAYVHLKDVDAQVLEDSVDAGLSFREASLDGVFTPLGQGECAIGEVVALLSESDYRGWLVVEQDYSPLDPAIAAGESLEFLASQLGS; encoded by the coding sequence GTGCGAATCGGCATAAACCCGTCGCTTTGGCCGCGCTCGGCCCCGTACGCCGAGATTGCGGAAATCGTAGCCGAGCTGGGCTACGCCGGCATCGAGGGGATGCGCGAGTTCTTCGACCAACCGCGCGCGATGGCCAGTCTGCTGGCCGATACCGAACTCGAACTGACCGGCGGATACTTTGCCGCCAACTGGTTCGATCCAGACTGGCGGCAGCGGGAGTTCGACGCGCTGCGCGCGGTGGCCGAGCGCTACGCCGACTGCGGTGCCGGATTCATAGTCGCCGCCCAGACCGGATCGCCGCACCGCTTTGCCACCGCCGGCCATTTCCCCGAAGGCCGCGCCGACGGCCTCACCGACTGGCAGTGGGGTTACCTGGGGGAGGGCCTGTCGCTGGCGGGCGAGTTCCTGGCCGAGGAATTCGGCCTTCGGCTGGGCTTCCACAACCACGCCGGAACGTTCGTGGAGACTCAGGAGGAGTGCGACGCCCTGATTGACCGCACCGACCCCGAGACCGTGGCGCTGGCCCCCGACACCGGGCAGCTGCTTTACGGTGGAATCGACCCGCTGGCCTTTTTCGAAACAAACCTCGAGCGGATCGCCTACGTTCACCTCAAAGACGTCGACGCCCAGGTCCTGGAAGATTCCGTCGACGCCGGCCTCAGCTTTCGCGAGGCAAGTCTCGACGGCGTGTTCACCCCGCTGGGTCAGGGTGAATGCGCGATCGGCGAGGTTGTAGCGCTGCTGTCCGAATCCGACTACCGCGGCTGGCTGGTGGTCGAGCAGGACTATTCGCCGCTCGATCCGGCCATCGCGGCCGGCGAAAGCCTTGAGTTTCTCGCCAGCCAGCTAGGTTCCTGA
- the nhaA gene encoding Na+/H+ antiporter NhaA, which produces MSQTGAIERVAGSVQRFAHLEASGGIVLVLVAVLALVWANSQWSEAYFDLLHLKIGFSFGDFALKEDLHFWVNDALMAIFFFVVGLELKREFTTGELRSPKRAMLPIVAAIGGMLIPASIYAGFNATGVGSSGWGIPMATDIAFAIGVLALLGRRVPAALKVFLVAVAIVDDLGAVLVIAIFYTGDINIAALGWAALLWFGMWVLWFLNVRSGMAYLLLAVPMWYAVELSGVHATVAGVLAAMTIPSSVRIGPDSFLAGAREALGVFERETEMGRTVMTSRDQQASLNAIVRVVGESQPPLQKLESALHPWSTFFIVPVFAFANAGVALTLSPDMALAGIPLGIVLGLFVGKPAGVLLGSFLAIRSGLATAPYGVSWTQFAGIGLLAGIGFTMSLFIAQLAFADAQLLDMAKVGILGGSLLAGGCGFILLTIAGRGRGPVAAAESGGYQGSPQRQPG; this is translated from the coding sequence ATGTCGCAGACCGGGGCGATTGAGCGGGTCGCGGGTTCGGTTCAAAGATTCGCCCACCTGGAGGCCTCGGGCGGCATTGTTCTGGTGCTGGTGGCGGTCCTGGCGCTGGTCTGGGCAAATTCACAGTGGTCGGAGGCCTATTTCGATCTCCTCCATCTAAAGATCGGGTTCTCCTTCGGCGACTTCGCCCTCAAAGAGGACCTGCATTTCTGGGTGAACGACGCCCTGATGGCGATCTTCTTTTTCGTCGTCGGCCTGGAGCTCAAGCGGGAATTTACAACCGGCGAGCTCCGCAGTCCCAAGCGGGCAATGCTGCCGATCGTGGCGGCAATCGGCGGAATGCTGATCCCGGCCTCGATCTACGCCGGTTTCAACGCCACCGGGGTGGGTTCGTCGGGCTGGGGGATTCCCATGGCGACCGACATCGCCTTCGCCATCGGCGTGTTGGCGTTGCTGGGACGGCGAGTCCCGGCCGCCTTGAAGGTTTTCCTGGTCGCGGTAGCGATCGTGGATGACCTGGGCGCGGTGCTGGTGATCGCGATCTTCTACACCGGCGACATCAACATCGCGGCGCTGGGCTGGGCGGCGTTGCTCTGGTTCGGCATGTGGGTGCTCTGGTTCCTGAACGTGCGATCGGGAATGGCCTATCTCCTGCTGGCAGTTCCGATGTGGTACGCGGTAGAGCTTTCCGGCGTCCACGCCACCGTCGCCGGCGTGCTGGCGGCGATGACGATCCCGTCCAGCGTCCGGATCGGCCCGGACAGCTTCCTGGCCGGCGCCCGCGAGGCGCTGGGCGTGTTCGAGCGCGAAACCGAGATGGGCCGAACGGTCATGACCAGCCGCGATCAGCAGGCGTCGCTTAACGCGATAGTCCGGGTGGTCGGCGAATCGCAGCCCCCGCTGCAGAAACTGGAGTCGGCGCTGCATCCCTGGAGCACTTTCTTCATCGTTCCGGTCTTTGCGTTCGCCAACGCCGGCGTGGCCCTTACGCTCTCGCCCGATATGGCCCTGGCCGGAATCCCGCTGGGGATCGTCCTGGGGTTGTTCGTCGGCAAACCGGCCGGGGTCCTGCTGGGCTCGTTCCTGGCGATCCGCAGCGGGCTTGCGACGGCCCCCTACGGAGTCAGCTGGACCCAGTTCGCCGGGATCGGGCTGCTGGCCGGAATCGGGTTCACGATGTCGCTTTTCATCGCCCAGCTGGCGTTTGCCGACGCGCAGCTGCTGGACATGGCCAAGGTGGGGATTCTGGGCGGCTCGCTGCTGGCCGGCGGCTGCGGCTTCATCCTGCTCACCATTGCCGGCCGCGGGCGCGGGCCGGTGGCCGCGGCCGAATCGGGCGGCTACCAGGGATCGCCGCAGCGTCAGCCAGGTTAG
- the lipA gene encoding lipoyl synthase has protein sequence MPTAVPETRFGPRKPPWLKVRLPLPSQSEPLLKTVRRYGLETVCREARCPNAMDCHARGTATFMILGAICTRACRFCAVTSGRPEPVDPLEPARLALAVRELDLKHCVITSVDRDDLPDFGAGHFAACIRAVRRQCPETAIEVLTPDFQGDPDSIATVVEAAPDVYNHNLETVPRLAPRIRPKAKYEQSLELLARVKRLDPAMTTKSGIMVGLGERDDEVRAVMADMRRHDIDILTIGQYLRPSPKHAAVERYVHPREFAAWSRHGRELGFRHAFCGPLVRSSFHAGEVYEQAAAAPA, from the coding sequence ATGCCGACAGCGGTACCCGAGACCCGATTCGGGCCGCGCAAGCCGCCCTGGCTGAAAGTCCGGCTACCGCTGCCCTCGCAGAGCGAACCGCTGCTCAAGACGGTTCGCCGCTACGGACTGGAAACGGTCTGCCGCGAGGCCCGCTGCCCTAACGCGATGGACTGCCACGCCCGCGGCACGGCCACGTTCATGATCCTGGGCGCCATCTGCACCCGCGCCTGCCGGTTCTGTGCGGTCACCTCCGGGCGACCCGAACCGGTCGATCCGCTGGAGCCGGCCCGACTGGCCCTTGCGGTCCGCGAACTGGATCTGAAGCACTGCGTGATCACCTCGGTCGACCGCGACGATTTGCCCGATTTCGGGGCCGGCCACTTCGCCGCCTGCATCCGGGCGGTCCGCAGGCAGTGCCCGGAAACGGCGATCGAGGTCCTGACCCCGGACTTCCAGGGCGACCCCGACTCGATCGCCACGGTTGTGGAGGCCGCCCCCGACGTCTACAACCACAACCTCGAGACCGTACCGCGGCTCGCGCCGCGGATCCGCCCCAAGGCCAAATACGAGCAATCGCTCGAGCTGCTGGCCCGGGTCAAGCGCCTTGACCCGGCGATGACCACCAAGTCCGGAATCATGGTCGGTCTGGGCGAACGCGACGACGAGGTCCGAGCGGTCATGGCCGACATGCGGCGCCACGACATCGACATCCTCACGATCGGCCAGTACTTGCGGCCATCGCCCAAACACGCCGCGGTTGAGCGGTACGTCCACCCGCGTGAATTTGCGGCCTGGTCACGACATGGCCGCGAACTCGGGTTTCGGCACGCGTTTTGCGGACCGCTGGTCCGCAGTTCCTTCCACGCCGGGGAGGTTTACGAGCAGGCCGCCGCCGCGCCGGCGTAG
- a CDS encoding helix-turn-helix transcriptional regulator yields MTHFGTTTRHRREQLRAGDRRFSLRQVAQRIGIEPAYLSKIERGDVSPPSEATTLRLAGELGIDPDVYLALAGKVSADLQEIIRLRPQLFAQLLRDLKAAPDDAILHVVREVRDGDW; encoded by the coding sequence ATGACGCACTTTGGCACTACAACCCGCCACCGACGCGAACAGTTGCGCGCCGGTGACCGGCGGTTCTCGCTCCGCCAGGTGGCGCAGAGGATCGGGATCGAACCCGCCTACCTGAGCAAGATCGAACGCGGCGACGTCTCTCCGCCATCGGAGGCGACCACCCTGCGCCTGGCCGGTGAACTGGGTATAGACCCGGACGTCTACCTGGCCCTGGCGGGCAAGGTTTCGGCCGACCTGCAGGAGATCATTCGCCTCCGCCCGCAACTGTTTGCGCAGCTGCTGCGGGACTTGAAGGCGGCGCCGGACGACGCGATTCTGCATGTGGTGCGCGAGGTGCGCGACGGCGACTGGTAA
- a CDS encoding acetylxylan esterase encodes MTEPAVGFEPYWDSVMGRLAETPAAPESFEIPLRETEFARLFGVRLTGVGPYRLFGYLSVPRGEGPFPTIYWTPPYGSVQEIIPQGTANEVRSRFVTFSLAHRGQRTADSPLAVMFPGLLTRGIESPERYLFRDVVADAARGLQFLSGRPEVDPDRLVTVGNDLALQSVALTGMATCLVCSPELFFDPLGRSARTRAYPLEEYNDYLRRFPGRRASVELTLANFDLMRFAPQVSAPALIVSGPAGSDRDESALAPLIAAIAGPASSYQSADSNYLDGVAIDGWIADQLGSGPPILPRHWN; translated from the coding sequence ATGACCGAACCCGCCGTAGGGTTCGAGCCCTACTGGGACTCGGTAATGGGCCGGCTTGCCGAAACTCCGGCCGCGCCGGAGTCGTTTGAAATCCCCTTGCGCGAAACCGAATTCGCGCGCCTCTTCGGGGTACGCCTGACCGGCGTCGGGCCCTACCGACTGTTCGGTTACCTGAGCGTCCCCAGGGGCGAGGGCCCCTTTCCCACGATCTACTGGACCCCTCCCTACGGCAGCGTCCAGGAGATTATTCCCCAGGGCACGGCCAACGAGGTGCGGTCGCGCTTCGTGACTTTTTCGCTGGCCCACCGCGGCCAGCGCACCGCCGACAGCCCGCTCGCGGTGATGTTTCCCGGCCTGCTGACCCGCGGGATCGAGAGCCCCGAACGTTACCTCTTCCGCGACGTTGTCGCCGACGCCGCGCGCGGGCTCCAGTTCCTGTCCGGGCGGCCCGAAGTCGACCCCGACCGCCTGGTGACGGTCGGGAACGACCTGGCCTTGCAGTCCGTGGCGCTGACCGGAATGGCCACCTGCCTGGTCTGCAGCCCCGAGCTGTTCTTCGATCCCCTCGGGCGATCCGCTCGGACCCGCGCCTATCCGCTCGAGGAGTACAACGACTACCTGCGGCGCTTCCCGGGCCGCCGCGCCAGCGTTGAGCTGACCCTGGCCAATTTCGATCTAATGCGATTCGCCCCGCAGGTGTCGGCACCGGCCCTGATCGTGTCCGGCCCGGCCGGCTCGGATCGCGACGAGAGCGCCCTGGCACCGCTGATCGCGGCGATTGCGGGCCCGGCGAGCAGTTACCAGTCGGCCGATTCGAACTACCTTGACGGAGTGGCGATCGATGGCTGGATCGCCGACCAGCTAGGTTCGGGACCACCGATCCTGCCCCGGCATTGGAACTGA
- a CDS encoding acetylxylan esterase has protein sequence MAHFVDPDYACSTERPSDFGRFWRDVEAQAREIGLAPQLVRDRLRSDAEVTVYQAFYTSIDRVRVAAWYCLPANVEGPFPGLLKVPGYKSDPAVPKEWARLGYAALAVAPRGKLRARSQFDPGYPGLLTHGIVDRNTYSYRGFYVDAWRGIDFLSARPEVDEGRLGVAGSSQGGALALCTAARRPQVRAASVGAPFLVGMLDATELTSSYPYREISDYLRLYPQRRRRVERTLAYFDCLNFAPSITCPLIMNIGLRDNVCPPETGYAVFRDIAASDKRLYAYPDQGHSAGRHEHDQIAAQFLAERLEPEARR, from the coding sequence ATGGCGCACTTTGTAGACCCCGACTACGCCTGCTCCACCGAAAGACCTTCGGACTTCGGCCGTTTCTGGCGGGATGTCGAGGCCCAGGCCCGCGAAATCGGTCTGGCGCCGCAACTGGTGCGGGACCGGCTGCGGTCGGACGCGGAGGTCACTGTCTACCAGGCCTTCTACACCAGCATCGACCGGGTCAGGGTTGCGGCCTGGTATTGCCTGCCGGCCAACGTCGAGGGGCCATTTCCGGGCTTGCTGAAGGTGCCCGGCTACAAAAGCGATCCGGCCGTTCCCAAGGAATGGGCGCGTCTTGGTTACGCGGCGCTGGCCGTTGCCCCGCGCGGCAAGCTCCGCGCGCGGTCCCAGTTCGACCCCGGATATCCGGGCCTGCTTACCCATGGAATTGTCGACCGCAATACCTATTCGTACCGCGGCTTTTACGTCGACGCCTGGCGCGGCATCGACTTCCTCAGCGCCCGGCCGGAAGTGGATGAAGGGCGCCTGGGCGTTGCCGGGTCCAGCCAGGGCGGGGCGCTCGCGCTTTGCACCGCGGCCCGCCGGCCCCAGGTCCGGGCCGCCTCGGTAGGGGCCCCGTTCCTGGTTGGCATGCTTGACGCGACCGAACTGACCAGCAGCTATCCGTACCGCGAGATTTCCGACTACCTGCGGCTGTATCCGCAGCGCCGGCGGCGGGTCGAGCGGACGCTCGCCTACTTTGACTGCCTGAACTTTGCGCCGTCGATCACCTGCCCGTTGATCATGAATATCGGGCTCCGCGACAACGTCTGCCCGCCCGAGACCGGTTATGCGGTCTTTCGCGACATCGCCGCTTCCGATAAACGGCTTTACGCCTACCCCGATCAGGGCCACAGCGCCGGCCGTCACGAACACGATCAGATTGCGGCCCAATTCCTGGCCGAGCGCCTCGAACCGGAAGCTCGGCGATGA
- a CDS encoding thiamine pyrophosphate-dependent dehydrogenase E1 component subunit alpha: MTPSLRGRDRRALPGRETVLGMYQRMMLIRRFEEVAEDMFRQARMRGALHFYIGEEASGVGVCAALRDSDFITSTHRGHGHCIAKGGQVDRMMAELFGRSTGYCGGKGGSMHIADLDIGILGANGIVGAGIPIAAGAGLGSKLRGEDAVTVCFFGDGAGPTGAFHEGVNFAAVQKLPVIYVCENNQYGMATRADQANAGPSIAGRGDAYGIPGVVVDGQDVIAVYEAASEAVARARAGAGPTLIESFTYRYKGHTVHDMAGYRSREELEEWMQRDPIYRFRTELTDFAGIAGEELDAIDAEVEAEVAAAVEFAESSPFPDVAAIEEDVYAS; this comes from the coding sequence ATGACGCCGAGCCTGCGCGGCCGCGATCGACGCGCCCTACCCGGACGCGAGACCGTCCTCGGGATGTACCAGCGGATGATGTTGATTCGGCGTTTCGAGGAAGTCGCCGAGGACATGTTTCGGCAGGCGCGTATGCGCGGCGCGTTGCACTTCTATATAGGTGAGGAAGCTTCCGGCGTCGGGGTCTGCGCGGCCCTGCGCGACAGCGACTTCATTACCTCCACGCACCGCGGCCACGGCCACTGCATAGCCAAGGGCGGCCAGGTCGACCGGATGATGGCCGAATTGTTCGGCCGCTCCACCGGCTATTGCGGGGGCAAGGGCGGGTCGATGCATATCGCCGACCTGGACATTGGGATCCTGGGTGCTAACGGGATCGTCGGCGCGGGCATCCCGATCGCCGCCGGGGCCGGACTGGGCTCCAAACTGCGCGGCGAGGACGCGGTGACGGTCTGCTTCTTCGGGGACGGCGCCGGACCGACCGGGGCCTTCCACGAGGGGGTCAACTTCGCCGCCGTACAGAAGCTTCCGGTCATATACGTCTGCGAGAACAACCAATACGGAATGGCCACCCGGGCCGACCAGGCCAACGCCGGCCCCAGCATCGCCGGGCGCGGCGATGCCTACGGAATCCCCGGCGTGGTAGTCGACGGCCAGGACGTGATCGCGGTCTACGAAGCGGCCTCCGAAGCGGTCGCGCGCGCCCGCGCCGGGGCCGGGCCGACCCTGATCGAGTCGTTCACCTATCGCTACAAGGGCCACACCGTGCACGACATGGCCGGGTACCGCTCGCGGGAAGAACTCGAGGAGTGGATGCAGCGCGATCCGATCTACCGCTTCCGCACCGAACTGACCGACTTTGCCGGCATTGCCGGCGAGGAGTTGGACGCAATCGACGCCGAGGTTGAGGCCGAGGTCGCGGCCGCGGTCGAATTCGCCGAGTCCAGCCCCTTCCCGGACGTTGCGGCGATCGAAGAAGACGTATACGCGAGCTGA